A DNA window from Camelina sativa cultivar DH55 chromosome 13, Cs, whole genome shotgun sequence contains the following coding sequences:
- the LOC104737585 gene encoding proline-rich receptor-like protein kinase PERK15 (The sequence of the model RefSeq protein was modified relative to this genomic sequence to represent the inferred CDS: added 199 bases not found in genome assembly), producing MEIFSLASSSGSQRDILIIMALKSVVFVYCVVSLVSVQFAAALYEGLPVSPTLSPSTSQATPDLPLPAEFPRFYRKYFAPQQAEAPQYPPPYSRLVASVHPPTSSHFSKPSVKKNAQSPGAGLVDISPGQSSNNALPDALTQPPLSPSISNCCKPDMVLKRRSIGCHCVYPIKLDILLLNVSETPSWNMFMNEFATQLGLLPHQIELINFYVLSLSRMNISMDITPHSGISFSASEASAINASLISHKIQFSPTLVGDYKLLNLTWFEAPALSQAPSVASSPHKAPSQGSSASTSVRSPGKKRHPNLILIFAIASGMLILAIISVLVICSCALREEKAPDPHKEAVKPRNMDAGSVGGSLPHPASTRFLSYEELKEATSNFESASILGEGGFGKVYRGILADGTAVAIKKLTSGGPQGDKEFQVEIDMLSRLHHRNLVKLVGYYSSRDSSQHLLCYELVPNGSLEAWLHGPLGLNCPLDWDTRMKIALDAARGLAYLHEDSQPSVIHRDFKASNILLENNFNAKVADFGLAKQAPEGKGNHLSTRVMGTFGYVAPEYAMTGHLLVKSDVYSYGVVLLELLTGRKPVDMSQPSGQENLVTWTRPILRDKDRLEELVDSRLEGKYPKEDFIRVCTIAAACVAPEASQRPTMGEVVQSLKMVQRVVEYQDPVLNTSNKARPNRRQSSATFESEVTSSMFSSGPYSGLSAFDHENITRTTVFSEDLHEGR from the exons ATGGAGATTTTCTCACTCGCGAGCTCTTCTG GTTCGCAAAGAGATATCCTAATAATAATGGCGTTGAAATCGGTGGTTTTTGTATATTGTGTGGTTTCTCTCGTCAGTGTTCAGTTCGCTGCTGCTCTTTATGAAGGACTGCCGGTTTCACCAACTTTATCTCCTTCAACTTCACAAGCTACCCCTGATCTTCCCCTACCAGCTGAATTTCCGCGGTTTTACAGAAAGTATTTTGCACCACAACAAGCAGAAGCGCCTCAGTATCCTCCCCCGTATAGTCGTTTGGTCGCCTCTGTTCACCCCCCTACCAGCTCGCATTTCTCCAAACCGTCCGTGAAAAAGAATGCTCAGTCTCCCGGAGCCGGCTTGGTGGATATTTCCCCGGGACAATCTAGTAATAATGCACTTCCTGATGCCTTAACTCAGCCACCTTTGTCCCCCTCTATTTCAA ATTGTTGCAAACCAGATATGGTGCTTAAACGAAGAAGTATTGGTTGCCATTGCGTGTATCCTATAAAGCTGGACATCCTTCTCTTGAATGTTTCTGAAACTCCTAGTTGGAACATGTTCATGAACGAATTTGCTACCCAGCTTGGTCTCCTACCTCACCAAATCGAGCTGATCAACTTTTATGTGCTAAGCTTATCAAGGATGAACATATCAATGGATATCACCCCTCATTCTGGAATTAGTTTTTCAGCAAGTGAGGCATCAGCAATAAACGCTTCGCTTATCAGCCACAAAATTCAGTTTAGCCCTACTTTGGTGGGAGATTACAAACTTCTAAACCTTACTTGGTTTGAGGCCCCTGCACTTTCTCAAG CACCGTCAGTGGCTTCTTCACCTCATAAAGCACCATCACAAGGATCCTCAGCGTCTACGTCAGTAAGATCTCCAGGGAAAAAGAGGCATCCAAATCTTATTCTTATCTTTGCTATAGCCTCTGGTATGCTTATACTTGCTATAATCTCTGTGCTTGTTATTTGCTCCTGCGCACTCCGAGAAGAGAAAGCTCCTGATCCTCACAAAGAAGCTG TAAAACCAAGGAACATGGACGCTGGTTCAGTAGGGGGATCTCTTCCTCACCCAGCAAGTACACGGTTTCTGTCATATGAAGAACTCAAGGAAGCAACTAGCAATTTTGAATCTGCTAGCATTCTAGGGGAAGGTGGGTTTGGCAAGGTTTACAGAGGCATCTTAGCCGATGGTACTGCTGTAGCAATTAAGAAGCTAACAAGTGGAGGGCCACAGGGCGATAAAGAATTTCAGGTGGAGATTGATATGCTAAGCCGTCTTCATCATCGTAATCTGGTGAAACTTGTGGGTTACTATAGCAGTCGAGATTCTTCTCAGCACCTACTTTGTTATGAGCTTGTTCCAAATGGCAGCCTCGAGGCTTGGCTCCATG GGCCTCTCGGGCTGAACTGTCCTCTTGATTGGGACACCAGAATGAAGATTGCACTTGATGCTGCAAGAGGACTTGCTTACCTGCATGAAGACTCACAACCATCGGTTATACACAGAGATTTCAAAGCCTCTAATATACTCCTTGAGAACAACTTCAACGCCAAAGTCGCAGATTTTGGCCTAGCCAAACAAGCTCCTGAAGGCAAGGGTAATCACTTGTCTACCCGTGTTATGGGCACATTTGG GTACGTAGCGCCTGAATATGCAATGACGGGGCACCTACTCGTCAAGAGTGATGTTTATAGTTACGGCGTGGTTCTTCTTGAGTTGTTAACTGGTAGAAAACCTGTGGATATGTCTCAACCTTCAGGCCAAGAAAACCTCGTCACttgg ACAAGGCCAATTCTAAGGGACAAAGACCGGTTAGAAGAACTAGTCGATTCAAGACTGGAAGGAAAATACCCAAAAGAAGATTTCATAAGAGTCTGCACAATCGCAGCGGCTTGTGTTGCACCTGAAGCTAGCCAGAGACCAACGATGGGTGAAGTGGTTCAGTCACTTAAAATGGTTCAACG